A single window of Flagellimonas maritima DNA harbors:
- a CDS encoding DUF4369 domain-containing protein translates to MKKILFVLILGLMISSCETETKNTMTVSGNIKGLKKGTLFLQHFSDSTLVVLDSVRMKGDASFTFSHEVESPEIFYLYLEKEDQNDLNDRITFFGEPGEIKINTSWNTFDLNAKIEGSKTHEKLMEFNSMISNFNIKELEITQKAMLPEFREDSVALDSLQKLMDRNLISRYRYALNFGINNGDSYVTPYIMLTEAKDANPKYLDSVYRVLTPEVGASKYGKAFKDYLGK, encoded by the coding sequence ATGAAAAAGATTTTATTTGTACTCATACTTGGATTGATGATTTCTTCCTGTGAAACTGAAACAAAAAATACGATGACCGTTTCAGGAAATATAAAAGGTTTGAAAAAAGGAACTCTGTTCTTGCAGCACTTTAGTGATTCAACACTGGTCGTGCTTGATTCTGTTAGAATGAAAGGGGACGCCTCGTTTACGTTTTCGCATGAAGTTGAGAGTCCAGAAATTTTTTACCTATACTTAGAAAAAGAGGACCAAAATGATTTAAATGATAGAATAACATTTTTTGGTGAGCCCGGTGAAATAAAAATCAATACCTCTTGGAACACCTTTGACTTAAATGCAAAAATTGAAGGTTCTAAAACCCATGAAAAACTAATGGAATTCAATTCCATGATTTCAAATTTTAACATCAAAGAACTTGAAATCACACAAAAAGCCATGTTGCCTGAATTTAGAGAAGACTCTGTTGCTTTGGACTCACTTCAGAAATTGATGGATCGCAACCTGATCAGCAGATACAGATATGCATTAAATTTTGGAATAAATAACGGAGATTCTTACGTTACTCCCTATATTATGTTGACTGAAGCAAAGGATGCAAATCCAAAATACTTGGATTCGGTATATCGTGTTCTCACTCCAGAGGTTGGAGCATCAAAATACGGTAAAGCATTCAAAGACTATCTAGGTAAATAA